AGGATACATATTTGACCCATGGGGTTTTATCAGTTCCCGGTCCGTCACGGTAACCTGCATGCGGTATACCTTCTCGATCCCAAATACAGATTTACTTATTACATGTTCGATAAGGACCCTACCGAGATCTATATCCATTGGACAGGGGATCACGTCAGGTCCCTGGAAGAGGTGTACCGTGAAGGTGTGCAAAGGTTCGGGCAACCGATGTATCATTTCATCATTAACCGGAAGGGTAGGATCTATCAGACGTTGCCCATCAACGTTAAAGGCGTCCATACCAAATATCATGATGACCATTCGTTCGGTATAGCGTTGCATAACGTGGTTTCGCCGTCCTCTTTTACCCCTGCTATGAAGTACTCTTTGGATGCGCTGGTATCCTATCTCAGCATTCGTTATCCCATCCGTGAAGTCAGGACGCATTTCGAATCGCATGTCCGTTCTATAGAGGAGGCGCTCGAGACCGTTGGATTGGATCGGCGTGTTCTTATAGACCCTGACGAAGTGGACCAACTGCTCAACATGTTGACTAAGGAACGTGTGGAACGGTTCAAAACCGAACTGAAGGGTAGACTCGATGAGATCGATCCCGGTAACCTGTTTGTTAGAGATCTGTTGGAACAACGTATAAACGAGATCGATAACTGCCCCGGCGCGTACGTGATCAGACGCGTTGACCTGTCCGAACTGTTAGAAGAAGTCATGTCCGAATTGGATGAACGGTAATCCAACGATCTTTTTGGGTCTTAAGTTGGATCAAAGTACCTTTACCTCGCCTGTTCTGACCTTTAAATGCCTGTTTTAAACCTTTAAATAATTATCTACATAAATCTTAAACCATGTACTCCGAGTTTCTGAGGCGTTGGCTTAGCGATGCGGACATAGATGTCTACGATAGGATAGAGGTTATCAGGGAAGGTGCGGTTTACACTGGTCTGTTGATGCCGCGTCCGGAAACGGGTGACCCGGACTGTTTGGTCATTAAACTGTCTAACGGGTATAACATAGGTATACGGATATCTAAAGAGGATGTTGAGAACGGTTCGGTCAGGATACGTTTGATAGAGAAGTTCTCGGGGAAACATCGGACGCCGGGTAAACGGACTACGAAGGAGAAGGGTTCGCAACACAGCGGTTTGAAAAAACGTGAGGGCAAGGTCTATGTGTTAGGTGCCGGGGGTACGATATCGTCTCATGTGGAGTATCTGACCGGCGCGGTTCACCCGGCGATGAGCGAAGATGAGTTGCTGGCAACGTATCCTGAGATCTCGGAGATTGCGAACATACATGCTGAAACGGTGTTCTCGGTATTGTCCGAAGATATGACACCGTCCCATTGGTCGGTATTGGCCGGAAAGGTTCGGGACGCTATCGAAGACGGTGCGCGCGGTGTTGTAATAACCCATGGAACCGATACCATGCATTATACGTCTGCTGCGTTATCCTTCATGCTCCAGAACCTTCCCGTACCGGTGATATTGACAGGTGCTCAAAGGAGTTCGGACAGAGGTTCGTCAGACGCGCGTCTTAACCTATTGGCATCGCTCATCGTTGCCAAATCGGATTTCGGCGAGGTGGGCGTTTGCATGCATGCTAACATCAGCGACAATTTTGCATACGTGCATAGGGGTACAAAGGTGCGTAAGATGCATACCAGCAGAAGGGATGCGTTCAAATCGGTAAACATGTTACCGGTTCTGCGTGTTGACCCGTGGTCCAGGACGATAGAACCTTTGAACCCGTACAGAAAGACCGATCCGAAGACGTCTTTAAAGTTCGATAACCGGGTCAACGACAATGTTGCAATGGTCTACATTCATCCCGGTATCAAACCCCGAATGTTTTCCGCGTTGTCCGAATACGACGGAATCGTTCTGGTCGGTACAGGGTTGGGTCATGTTTCAACAAATCCGTTCAACGATAAACTGTCGGTCCCGGTGATAAAAGAGATTAGGGAATTGATAGATTCGGGCATACCGGTTGTAATGTCTTCACAGACCATCTACGGAAGACTTAACCTGAACGTCTACACCGCTGGACGTCAACTGAAAGAAGCGGGTGTCATCGGGCATCTGTGTGATTGGACGCCTGAGACAGCCTATGCAAAACTCTGTTGGGTGTTGGGTCATACCAAAGATATGGAGACGGTCAAGAGGGAGATGGAAACTAACATGGTGGGTGAGATATCGGAACGAAGCATTGTATTATAGTTGATGGTCGGTGGTTGCGTATGAATGATGATAAAGGTTCGAAGGGTAAGAGGTCTGATGTCGAAGTAGACATTAAAGGGTTTAAATGCGGACTGGAGATCCATCAACGGTTGGACACGCATAAACTCTTTTGTAACTGTCCGTCGCCTCCTCCGGAGAGAGAACTCGATCATCCGGTCAAA
The sequence above is a segment of the Candidatus Micrarchaeota archaeon genome. Coding sequences within it:
- a CDS encoding N-acetylmuramoyl-L-alanine amidase, whose amino-acid sequence is MGFYQFPVRHGNLHAVYLLDPKYRFTYYMFDKDPTEIYIHWTGDHVRSLEEVYREGVQRFGQPMYHFIINRKGRIYQTLPINVKGVHTKYHDDHSFGIALHNVVSPSSFTPAMKYSLDALVSYLSIRYPIREVRTHFESHVRSIEEALETVGLDRRVLIDPDEVDQLLNMLTKERVERFKTELKGRLDEIDPGNLFVRDLLEQRINEIDNCPGAYVIRRVDLSELLEEVMSELDER
- the gatD gene encoding Glu-tRNA(Gln) amidotransferase subunit GatD is translated as MYSEFLRRWLSDADIDVYDRIEVIREGAVYTGLLMPRPETGDPDCLVIKLSNGYNIGIRISKEDVENGSVRIRLIEKFSGKHRTPGKRTTKEKGSQHSGLKKREGKVYVLGAGGTISSHVEYLTGAVHPAMSEDELLATYPEISEIANIHAETVFSVLSEDMTPSHWSVLAGKVRDAIEDGARGVVITHGTDTMHYTSAALSFMLQNLPVPVILTGAQRSSDRGSSDARLNLLASLIVAKSDFGEVGVCMHANISDNFAYVHRGTKVRKMHTSRRDAFKSVNMLPVLRVDPWSRTIEPLNPYRKTDPKTSLKFDNRVNDNVAMVYIHPGIKPRMFSALSEYDGIVLVGTGLGHVSTNPFNDKLSVPVIKEIRELIDSGIPVVMSSQTIYGRLNLNVYTAGRQLKEAGVIGHLCDWTPETAYAKLCWVLGHTKDMETVKREMETNMVGEISERSIVL